In Jaculus jaculus isolate mJacJac1 chromosome 11, mJacJac1.mat.Y.cur, whole genome shotgun sequence, the following proteins share a genomic window:
- the LOC101598781 gene encoding sperm motility kinase 4A-like: MSQSFEALRSQYEDFCLIGWGAFTNVWRARHRLTGVPVAVKVLEKAEENFLSIKGEVDILKMTMHPNIVTMFQVVETESTIFLVMELCENQLLEHVLSMGCLQEDEARKIFRQVLLAVSYCHKRGIAHRDLKPDNVMLDGRGMVKVIDFGLAVRFVPGQLFSKTCGAYAYMSPEVVCEQEYDASKNDVWSLGVLLYYMVTGTLPFKYEAHWQLKRKIIRGDYRVPQHLSEDLRNLIGLLLTANPELRPIAMGIWDHPWLQPGEGGRGHSDPLPRQVDTGILSAMKLMSFDVDNTLESVRQRKFDQLMATYCLFQYQARSRMGAKGQNSPVLPGRTPFPTLTYPDAFPPTPKGKNNVAALRTISSCAKLQERRGHGQQAEPKAGRSASLPSIHLSPQMQGPKRLCPVTAPGTPVAHGKGSRPGLRKSTVSPAVAEEKPSPWTWGSHGQGSRLELWDQMATPESSCTGEEPAPSQGLHRRRWRALRGRIPRCLRRFCLCLWPFRSSRVVPMKAGDSCED; encoded by the coding sequence ATGTCTCAGAGTTTTGAGGCCCTGCGGTCTCAGTATGAGGACTTCTGTCTCATAGGCTGGGGGGCCTTTACCAATGTGTGGAGAGCCCGCCATCGCCTAACAGGCGTCCCAGTTGCGGTCAAGGTGCTGGAGAAGGCGGAGGAGAACTTTCTCAGCATTAAAGGGGAGGTGGATATTTTGAAAATGACTATGCACCCAAACATAGTGACAATGTTTCAGGTCGTCGAAACGGAAAGTACTATTTTCTTGGTAATGGAATTGTGCGAAAATCAGCTGCTGGAGCACGTCCTTAGCATGGGCTGCCTGCAGGAGGATGAGGCCCGCAAAATTTTCCGTCAAGTTTTGTTGGCCGTCTCTTATTGCCACAAGCGTGGTATAGCACATCGCGACCTCAAGCCGGATAACGTCATGCTTGATGGCAGGGGCATGGTCAAAGTCATTGACTTCGGCCTGGCCGTCAGATTCGTGCCAGGCCAGCTGTTCAGTAAGACATGTGGGGCTTACGCCTACATGTCCCCAGAAGTTGTCTGTGAGCAAGAATACGACGCCTCCAAAAATGATGTGTGGTCCCTGGGGGTCCTTCTCTACTATATGGTCACGGGGACCCTCCCGTTTAAGTACGAGGCACATTGGCAACTCAAACGCAAGATCATCAGAGGGGATTACAGGGTCCCTCAACACCTCTCCGAAGATTTAAGGAACCTGATAGGGCTGCTGCTTACTGCGAACCCAGAGCTAAGGCCCATAGCAATGGGCATTTGGGACCACCCTTGGCTCCAGCCAGGCGAAGGGGGCAGAGGTCATAGTGACCCACTCCCCAGACAGGTGGACACTGGAATCCTGTCAGCTATGAAGCTGATGTCATTTGATGTCGACAACACGCTGGAGTCCGTAAGGCAGCGCAAGTTTGACCAGCTGATGGCAACCTACTGCCTGTTCCAGTATCAGGCACGTAGCAGAATGGGGGCCAAGGGCCAGAACTCACCTGTTCTTCCCGGAAGGACACCTTTCCCTACGCTTACCTATCCTGATGCCTTCCCTCCAACCCCAAAGGGGAAAAACAACGTGGCTGCCCTTCGGACCATCTCTTCATGTGCAAAGCTGCAGGAGAGGCGTGGGCACGGACAGCAGGCGGAGCCCAAGGCTGGCAGGAGCGCTAGTTTACCCAGCATCCACCTGTCTCCCCAAATGCAGGGTCCCAAACGTCTCTGCCCGGTCACCGCTCCTGGCACCCCGGTTGCCCACGGCAAAGGGAGCAGGCCTGGGCTTCGGAAAAGTACCGTGAGCCCTGCCGTGGCCGAAGAGAAGCCCAGTCCATGGACCTGGGGTAGTCACGGCCAAGGGAGCAGGCTGGAGCTCTGGGACCAGATGGCCACCCCGGAGAGCAGCTGCACCGGAGAGGAGCCCGCCCCGAGCCAGGGCCTGCACCGCCGCCGCTGGAGGGCCTTGCGGGGAAGAATCCCAAGGTGCCTGAGAAGATTCTGCTTGTGCCTCTGGCCTTTCCGGAGCTCCCGGGTGGTCCCAATGAAAGCTGGAGACAgctgtgaagactaa